One window from the genome of Rhodopirellula halodulae encodes:
- a CDS encoding lysophospholipid acyltransferase family protein — MTVVLDRPYEFVPPYRGNLWPTAIQTFRLIDWHLRSKEAVLDYECRNADRFAESLSAGHGILLAPNHCRYADPIVLGWLARQVRTHLYAMASWHLFNTNRFEQFALRRMGAFSVFREGNDRKALETAIDILTTGERPLVLFPEGTTNRTNDLLKPLLDGVTFIARAAAKKRAKAGEGEVVIHPVGLKYLCLDDARDWAHEQLAELEGTLSWLPASQMGSAQDLVGRLLKVSQAYLALKEIEFTGQASTGDLSSRRDRLIEQLLQQAEQRYDLVAKSTDDVRERVRKIRAAVSSTFFSAEESNREPATFRRDVERADLAQFLLSFPDEYLTPGKITDTRIVETIQRIQEAIFGKAKDSIPMKVVIDVGEAIPVPAGRPPRGETDPVLCQLRDQLHTMVTSLSKEANLLA, encoded by the coding sequence TTGACTGTAGTTCTCGATCGGCCCTACGAGTTTGTTCCGCCCTACCGCGGCAACCTGTGGCCCACCGCCATTCAAACCTTCCGGTTGATTGATTGGCACCTTCGCTCCAAAGAAGCGGTGTTGGACTACGAATGCCGCAACGCCGATCGGTTTGCGGAGTCTCTGTCCGCCGGGCACGGGATCTTGCTGGCTCCCAATCATTGCCGTTACGCGGATCCGATCGTGCTGGGGTGGTTGGCTCGACAAGTTCGAACGCATTTGTACGCGATGGCGTCGTGGCATTTGTTCAACACCAATCGGTTCGAGCAATTTGCGCTTCGGCGCATGGGTGCGTTCAGCGTTTTTCGTGAAGGCAACGATCGCAAAGCCTTGGAAACCGCGATCGACATTCTGACCACCGGGGAACGTCCTTTGGTGTTGTTCCCTGAAGGCACCACCAACCGCACCAATGATTTGTTGAAGCCGTTGCTGGACGGAGTCACCTTCATCGCTCGTGCCGCAGCGAAAAAACGTGCCAAGGCAGGGGAGGGTGAGGTTGTCATTCACCCGGTCGGGCTGAAGTATCTGTGTCTGGACGACGCTCGTGACTGGGCTCATGAGCAGTTGGCCGAGCTGGAAGGAACCTTGAGTTGGTTGCCCGCTTCGCAAATGGGATCCGCCCAAGATTTGGTGGGGCGTTTGCTGAAGGTTTCGCAGGCCTATTTGGCGCTGAAAGAGATCGAATTCACCGGGCAAGCATCGACGGGCGATCTGAGCAGTCGTCGCGATCGATTGATTGAGCAGTTGCTTCAACAGGCCGAACAACGGTACGACTTGGTGGCAAAGTCCACCGACGATGTCCGAGAACGCGTTCGCAAAATCCGAGCGGCCGTTTCCAGCACGTTCTTCTCCGCGGAAGAATCGAATCGAGAGCCTGCGACTTTTCGTCGCGATGTGGAACGGGCTGACCTAGCACAGTTTCTGTTGTCGTTTCCCGATGAATACTTAACCCCGGGAAAGATTACCGACACGCGAATTGTGGAAACGATTCAGCGGATCCAGGAAGCGATTTTTGGCAAGGCCAAGGACTCGATTCCAATGAAGGTGGTGATTGATGTCGGGGAAGCGATTCCGGTGCCGGCGGGGCGTCCGCCTCGCGGTGAAACGGATCCGGTGCTTTGCCAACTTCGAGACCAACTGCATACAATGGTGACTTCGTTGTCCAAGGAAGCCAACTTGTTGGCCTGA
- a CDS encoding c-type cytochrome, protein MLSFFKNLRPVFPTRPMQAAGILTAVAGGIAISGCSEPKPMAFEPNLVHAMKYELKEGIEMEQASNDAFWIVTEMFGTPEQPKLPEAATEDEDFATLVSLDNLIMASGPADAEGRGLYQKHCAVCHGVSGDGRGSSSAILNPYPRDYRKGVFKFKSTERGEKPTREDLATLIKHGIEGTAMVPVPKLNDKQLAAHLGKSIDSMSEAEVEAAKEEVLEEQVEALTDYVIYLSWRGELERTLIDDAIFELDLEGGDRIINPSHRNSTDEEEKELFDEGWEIAEDYVLEIADAWLAAPDMVVEVPEPPADIPVADNYDEYVALQNGDEAETLAKSVARGKELYMGKIALCSKCHGAKGMGDGQTTDYDDWTKEWTLGIGIKPENRDDLIPLLARGALPPINAKPRNFTTGLFHGGGTAEDLYLRITQGIEGSPMPAATFVDGEFEEDDVWHLINYLRSLQNPPETEETTEEPATTEVAAR, encoded by the coding sequence ATGTTGTCATTCTTCAAGAATCTTCGACCTGTTTTCCCCACGCGTCCCATGCAGGCCGCTGGCATTTTGACGGCGGTGGCTGGTGGAATCGCGATCAGCGGATGCAGTGAACCGAAGCCGATGGCGTTCGAGCCCAACCTCGTGCACGCGATGAAGTACGAGTTGAAGGAGGGCATCGAAATGGAACAGGCATCCAACGATGCGTTCTGGATCGTGACGGAAATGTTTGGCACGCCCGAGCAACCCAAGTTGCCGGAGGCCGCCACGGAGGACGAAGATTTCGCGACTTTGGTTTCGCTGGATAACCTGATCATGGCATCGGGTCCTGCCGACGCGGAGGGTCGCGGGCTGTATCAAAAGCATTGTGCCGTTTGTCACGGCGTCAGCGGCGATGGACGTGGTTCCTCTTCCGCTATTTTGAATCCCTATCCGCGTGACTACCGGAAAGGTGTTTTCAAGTTCAAGTCAACGGAACGTGGCGAGAAGCCAACCCGAGAGGACTTGGCGACATTGATCAAGCACGGCATTGAAGGCACCGCGATGGTTCCAGTGCCGAAGCTGAATGACAAGCAACTGGCGGCGCACTTGGGCAAGTCGATCGATTCCATGAGCGAAGCTGAAGTCGAAGCCGCCAAGGAAGAGGTTTTGGAGGAGCAGGTCGAGGCACTTACGGATTACGTGATCTATCTGTCGTGGCGTGGCGAATTGGAACGCACGTTGATTGATGACGCGATCTTCGAACTGGATTTGGAAGGTGGCGATCGAATCATCAATCCCTCTCATCGCAACTCGACTGACGAAGAAGAGAAAGAACTCTTCGACGAAGGCTGGGAGATCGCGGAGGATTATGTGTTGGAGATCGCGGACGCTTGGTTGGCCGCACCTGACATGGTCGTGGAGGTTCCGGAACCACCTGCCGACATTCCGGTCGCTGACAACTACGACGAGTACGTTGCGTTGCAGAATGGCGACGAAGCCGAAACGTTGGCAAAGTCAGTCGCTCGCGGCAAAGAGCTTTACATGGGCAAGATCGCCCTGTGCAGCAAATGCCACGGCGCCAAAGGCATGGGCGATGGACAAACGACGGATTACGACGATTGGACGAAGGAATGGACGCTCGGCATCGGGATCAAACCTGAGAACCGGGACGATCTGATCCCCTTGTTGGCTCGTGGGGCATTGCCGCCGATCAACGCCAAACCTCGCAACTTCACGACCGGGTTGTTTCATGGTGGAGGCACCGCGGAGGATTTGTATCTGCGGATCACCCAGGGGATCGAAGGTTCTCCGATGCCCGCCGCGACGTTTGTCGATGGTGAGTTCGAAGAAGACGACGTGTGGCACTTGATCAACTACCTGCGGTCGTTGCAAAACCCACCCGAAACGGAAGAGACAACCGAAGAGCCCGCAACCACCGAAGTTGCAGCCCGCTGA